Part of the Thermococcus barossii genome is shown below.
GCCTCTGGGATGGATTGCTTCCACTTGAATACAGCCATGGGAATTGGAACTTTACCCATAGTGGCTGGACTCCCTCCGGAACGTTAAAGTTTATGTTGATATTGTGAGTCCATCCAGTGTTTGGCAGGGGTATAGGTTCAGTTATGTCTATCGTGTATGCGGTGAGGAGAATTCCGGTTGTATAATCTGCCTCAATGAACGATTCGTTCCCTATGAGGTGTATCCGGGGACTGTGATACCAGTTCCCTCCGGCATGAACAATCACAGTTGTCCACTTACCCGAGATCTGGTTGTAGTTATATCCGTTTGCGCTCAATGTGTTAGCTATGGTGGAATTGCTCCAGTAGCAGGTCTTTACCTGAGTCGTGGTGTTATACGAGCAGTATGTGGGTGGGATTGAAACCTCGTTCGTGAATACAAAACTCAGGGATATTGGCTCGGTAGCGCTTATGTTCCCAACCGCAACCTGAATGTTGAGAGCCTTCAGCGCACCGGGGATTATAAGGAATTTCCAGTTTGTGATGGGGTAATTAGCGGTAACATCCTCAAAGTAGAATTTCTTGGGGAACTTGAGTGTTGACGGCACTGAAGTTCTGTATTTTATGCTTATGTACTGGGCACCATCCTCACCGCCATCATACCATTGTTTGTAAACCCTGACCTCGAAGACGTTGGTTTCCCCTGGATGGAAGTACTGTTTAAGCTCGGGATAATCTGAGTCCGTAAACAGTTGATTATAAGTCACATAGTCGGAGGTTATGTACTGTCCGTTCAAATACAGGTCATAGTATGAACCAACCCAGGCGGGTTCAACGAACCATTTTATCTCTTCTATCTGGGCATCTTTCGGAATGGCATCTGCTGGGACTATGTACTTGATGACGACAGCATCATCAGGATAATTCGTTTCGGCATAGATATAACCCCCTCTTATTGTGTAAATGTTCTCCTTGCTTCCTAGCTTGTTGAGAAACGCTCTCGCCATGTAACCACGCGGGGTCTGATTGAAGGCATATCCGCTCAGTATCAGCGTTGCCGGTGTCACATCCTGGGCGGCGGAATAGTTGGAACCAACCTTACGAAGGTAGGGACTTGTGTAGTTGTTTATCATAAGTTCGTAATTGTAACCCCTAAGGGTGTTGTTGAGGAGGTACCCCATGATAATCTCCGCTTTGTGGGTCAGGTTTGCTCCTGGGAAGAGCGGAGCCGTCGCCCAGTAGGTGGCAACGATATCTATTGGGGACATGTCAGGTGTCACAAGGGTTGTGTTTATGACCGGGTCTGGACCGGTCATCCACTCCTTTAGAGTCTCAGGAGGAACAAGTTCCCTTAACGGGAGCGTTCTGAACATGGTCAGCGTATCGTCCGCCACGTACTTTGACTGGGAGCGCATGTACGTGGAGTACACCTGGGTGCTTGGATTGATCTGAGTTATACTCACCACGAACATTGTGACTAGGAGGAGGGCGAGTATTGCATCCAGGGTGAATATGAATCCCCGTCTCTTCATGAGTCATCCCACACCCACAGTTTTAATACTGCCAGACTAGCCTGCGGCTTCATTATTGTATTCATTCCGTTCAGGTCAGATATGATGGCAGTATTTATGTTGTCCATCTCATACGCCCACACGTAGA
Proteins encoded:
- a CDS encoding hydrolase produces the protein MKRRGFIFTLDAILALLLVTMFVVSITQINPSTQVYSTYMRSQSKYVADDTLTMFRTLPLRELVPPETLKEWMTGPDPVINTTLVTPDMSPIDIVATYWATAPLFPGANLTHKAEIIMGYLLNNTLRGYNYELMINNYTSPYLRKVGSNYSAAQDVTPATLILSGYAFNQTPRGYMARAFLNKLGSKENIYTIRGGYIYAETNYPDDAVVIKYIVPADAIPKDAQIEEIKWFVEPAWVGSYYDLYLNGQYITSDYVTYNQLFTDSDYPELKQYFHPGETNVFEVRVYKQWYDGGEDGAQYISIKYRTSVPSTLKFPKKFYFEDVTANYPITNWKFLIIPGALKALNIQVAVGNISATEPISLSFVFTNEVSIPPTYCSYNTTTQVKTCYWSNSTIANTLSANGYNYNQISGKWTTVIVHAGGNWYHSPRIHLIGNESFIEADYTTGILLTAYTIDITEPIPLPNTGWTHNININFNVPEGVQPLWVKFQFPWLYSSGSNPSQRLQVDNPMISPTYLYCHNGNGYSSCNPSNPFTHFAQFGYAANSFDYKYDPLPHAISNGLNTVTITLGNGYQLQPLNGHGELTYVIQGFAGYGDVFPALLRPGCSGYNITYYWTGDNLPHYVTAGDSPYCDVTAQDLLNGRDRYAVDDAIIRLFNNLGGDGTQANPILVQLPPTVNIVFVSMGNIPGLFRPITITLRVWRES